One Cryptomeria japonica chromosome 9, Sugi_1.0, whole genome shotgun sequence genomic window carries:
- the LOC131073913 gene encoding aldehyde dehydrogenase 1, with protein sequence MAFPNSNGTEAGPWKLAMEDGKPIKPPVTVKYTKLFINGEFVDSVSGKTFETFDPRTEEVITGVSEATKEDVDLAVKAARAAFDHGPWPRMSGSERSRILNKYADLLQQHSEELAKLETWDAGKCLDMVQGFDLPEAIGNLRYYAGYADKIHGLTLKMNGPYQGYTLQEPIGVCGQIIPWNFPLIMFFLKISPALACGCTVVIKPAEDTPLTALYCAHLSVEAGIPPGVLNVLPGFGATVGAAISNHMDIDKIAFTGSTQVGRLVMEASAKSNLKDVTLELGGKSPLIVMDDFNIDEAVEIATVASFINMGQVCLAGSRVFVQEGVYDEFVKKIVERVKKQVVGDPFKRGVQHGPQVNKVQFDRILKYIQYGKIDGANLLIGGHSLGKKGFYIEPTIFNNVEDDMRIAKEEIFGPVMSILKFKTVEEVIERGNKTIYGLVAGVLTNNINVANRVSRSLRAGTIWINCYLTGGSEWSLGGYKMSGIGREFGPFGLQNYLQVKSVITPIHDSPWL encoded by the exons ATGGCGTTTCCTAATTCTAATGGAACAGAAGCAGGGCCTTGGAAGTTAGCAATGGAGGATGGAAAACCCATAAAACCTCCAGTCACTGTGAAATACACAAAGCTCTTCATTAATGGAGAGTTTGTAGATTCAGTTTCAG GGAAAACATTTGAAACATTTGATCCAAGAACCGAGGAAGTGATAACAGGTGTATCAGAAGCCACCAAAGAAGATGTTGATTTGGCTGTGAAAGCAGCCAGGGCGGCCTTTGATCATGGCCCATGGCCTCGCATGTCTGGATCT GAAAGAAGCCGCATACTAAACAAATATGCAGATCTGCTTCAACAACATTCTGAGGAACTTGCGAAATTGGAAACATGGGATGCAGGAAAATGTCTGGATATGGTTCAAGGATTTGACTTGCCAGAGGCCATTGGCAATCTCAGATACTATGCAG GGTATGCTGATAAAATCCATGGGCTGACATTAAAGATGAATGGGCCATACCAAGGATATACATTACAGGAACCCATTGGAGTATGTGGTCAGATTATACCCTGGAACTTTCCCCTAATCATGTTTTTTCTTAAGATCAGTCCTGCTCTTGCCTGTGGATGCACAGTAGTCATCAAACCTGCAGAGGATACTCCCTTAACTGCACTCTACTGTGCTCATTTATCTGTAGAG GCTGGGATACCTCCTGGTGTTCTTAATGTGCTTCCTGGTTTTGGAGCAACGGTTGGTGCTGCCATATCCAATCATATGGATATCGATAAG ATTGCCTTTACAGGGTCCACTCAAGTGGGTAGATTGGTAATGGAGGCTTCAGCAAAAAGTAATTTGAAGGATGTGACACTTGAACTTGGTGGAAAATCACCATTGATTGTCATGGATGATTTTAATATCGACGAAGCTGTAGAAATTGCTACCGTTGCTTCATTTATAAACATG GGGCAAGTTTGCCTAGCAGGTTCAAGGGTGTTTGTTCAAGAAGGCGTGTATGATGAATTTGtgaaaaaaatagtagaaagagtGAAGAAGCAAGTGGTAGGTGACCCATTTAAAAGAGGAGTACAACATGGACCTCAG GTTAATAAGGTTCAGTTTGATAGAATTTTGAAATATATTCAATATGGTAAGATAGATGGAGCTAATTTATTAATTGGCGGCCATTCTTTGGGTAAAAAGGGATTTTATATTGAACCTACAATTTTCAATAATGTTGAG GATGATATGAGGATCgccaaagaagaaatatttggtccAGTAATGTCTATCTTGAAGTTCAA GACTGTAGAAGAAGTTATAGAGAGAGGAAACAAGACAATATATGGTCTTGTAGCTGGAGTTTTGACTAATAATATAAATGTAGCAAATAGAGTTTCAAGATCTCTTCGTGCAGGAACTATTTGGATCAATTGCTACCTTACAGGTGGAAGTGAGTGGTCACTTGGAGGGTACAAGATGAGTGGAATCGGGAGAGAATTTGGCCCTTTTGGCCTTCAAAATTACTTACAAGTCAAAAGTGTCATTACTCCCATTCATGATTCTCCATGGTTGTAA